The Clostridium chauvoei genome has a window encoding:
- a CDS encoding (2Fe-2S)-binding protein, whose translation MSKVCLCKGIEEEEIVKAIKEGAITFEEVREKTGAGSGFCKAGRCKAKIEELIQENK comes from the coding sequence ATGTCAAAGGTTTGTCTTTGCAAAGGTATTGAAGAAGAAGAAATAGTAAAGGCTATAAAAGAAGGGGCAATTACTTTTGAGGAAGTAAGAGAAAAAACAGGTGCAGGCTCAGGATTCTGCAAAGCAGGAAGATGTAAAGCTAAAATAGAAGAATTAATACAAGAAAATAAATAA
- a CDS encoding WG repeat-containing protein, whose product MKGIKYKHNIINLYPAIKNITSKSLYGYINNLGKFLIKPSFEYARDFNNNGVAIVVKDGLTGLIDINGDFIVDPTFSDIQEFKEGRAICIFTDGNMGVIDEAGNQITKKTYNYIGNFNNSRAVIGISGPNDTYLYGYIDLDGNEIIKPIYLNANDFSDDFSVVKLKNGKFQLIDTNGNSIASFNYKFVGSYSEGIMSFSNNAYGPYGYIDENGDILIKPKFYSADNFKDGVAIVSTSENFNGPYGVINKIGKYIYEPIYSNIKSLSEKRLALGMPLGDIKDIVNSIYALGDTDGNRLSEFIYLNIDEFDNNLASAYNYNNTFFINLRGTIVNNLPKVKGSGNLIIEDNIISAYIDYVQYYFSLSGKLIYRPNTLTILNRIYSINKLKYKPNVNYLVYYPRVNLKSNKSIENRINLKLKYLSKLKPIDKYDDLTFSYLGDFFISFFYKNLLVLKLTGYNYPLGAAHGMETLLTPSINLKTGEIYILKDLFKSSTKWINEINSIIENQIQTNSKYEFVYPNSFKGINENQDFYIDKNFLYIYFSPYEIGPYAAGFITFKIPFLEIDNFINKKGSFYKSFN is encoded by the coding sequence ATGAAAGGAATAAAGTATAAACATAATATTATTAATTTATATCCTGCTATAAAAAATATAACCTCTAAATCATTATATGGATATATAAATAACTTAGGTAAATTCCTTATCAAACCTAGTTTTGAATATGCTAGAGATTTTAATAATAATGGAGTTGCTATTGTTGTAAAGGATGGATTAACAGGATTAATTGATATTAATGGTGACTTTATAGTAGATCCTACTTTTTCTGATATTCAGGAATTTAAAGAAGGTCGTGCAATCTGTATTTTTACTGATGGGAATATGGGTGTTATAGATGAAGCCGGAAACCAAATTACTAAAAAAACTTATAATTATATAGGTAATTTTAATAACTCTAGAGCTGTTATTGGAATTTCAGGACCTAATGATACCTATTTATATGGCTATATAGATCTTGATGGAAATGAAATTATAAAACCTATATATCTTAATGCTAATGATTTTTCTGATGATTTTTCAGTAGTTAAATTAAAGAATGGAAAATTCCAACTAATAGATACTAATGGTAATTCTATTGCTTCTTTTAACTATAAATTTGTTGGCTCCTATAGTGAAGGAATCATGAGCTTTAGTAATAACGCTTATGGTCCTTATGGATATATTGATGAAAATGGTGACATTCTCATAAAGCCAAAATTTTATAGTGCCGATAACTTTAAAGATGGTGTAGCTATAGTTAGTACTTCTGAAAATTTTAATGGTCCCTATGGTGTTATTAACAAGATTGGTAAATATATCTATGAACCTATATATAGTAATATAAAATCTCTTAGTGAAAAGCGTCTTGCTTTAGGTATGCCCCTTGGTGATATCAAGGATATAGTTAATAGTATTTATGCTCTTGGTGATACTGATGGAAATAGACTCTCAGAGTTTATCTATTTAAATATTGATGAATTCGATAATAATTTAGCCTCTGCGTATAACTATAATAATACTTTTTTTATAAATTTAAGAGGAACTATAGTTAATAACCTTCCTAAAGTTAAAGGAAGTGGTAATTTAATTATTGAAGATAATATTATTTCAGCCTATATAGATTATGTTCAGTATTATTTTTCTTTATCTGGAAAACTAATTTATAGACCTAATACTTTAACTATTTTAAATAGAATTTATTCTATTAATAAGCTTAAGTATAAACCTAATGTTAATTATCTAGTATATTACCCTCGAGTAAATTTAAAGTCAAATAAATCTATAGAAAATAGAATAAATCTTAAACTTAAATATTTATCTAAACTTAAACCTATAGATAAATATGATGATTTAACTTTTTCCTATTTAGGAGATTTTTTTATAAGTTTTTTTTATAAAAATTTATTAGTTTTAAAACTTACAGGGTATAATTATCCTCTAGGAGCTGCTCATGGAATGGAGACATTATTAACTCCTAGTATAAATCTTAAAACTGGAGAAATCTATATTCTTAAGGATTTGTTTAAATCTTCTACTAAGTGGATTAATGAAATTAACTCTATAATAGAAAATCAAATTCAAACAAATTCTAAATATGAATTTGTATATCCTAACAGCTTTAAAGGAATAAATGAAAATCAAGATTTTTATATAGATAAAAATTTTCTATATATTTATTTTTCTCCTTATGAAATAGGCCCTTATGCAGCAGGTTTTATTACCTTTAAAATACCATTTTTAGAGATAGATAACTTTATAAACAAAAAAGGATCCTTTTATAAATCCTTTAATTAA
- a CDS encoding DDE-type integrase/transposase/recombinase, which yields MDSIITYLITYNQYLIAIIGQLLLFISKHIPLNQMIFDDSNSPEYQKFKVDKLPTIIRFEKVDYILLLAYYKHKYNKTVKPVQRRNGKSIPKKTKCPKCGAPHEYIYDNNGSKGQFQCKVCGLTFKETNHTTKPIVFICPYCGATLTEQKQRKHFKIHKCNNSKCLYYQRNLKNLPKNIDPCDKYKYKLHYIYREFNINFFKMDLYPISKHATGFSFKKFSPHIMGLCLTYHVNCKMSTRQTAHVLKEVHGIKISHRTVANYALTAAAVIKPFVDTFDYKPSKILSADETYIKVKGIKHYVWIVMDACKRSILGYQVSDTRDTGPCILAMRMAFDKFKDFPGKALNFVADGYSSYPLAKQQFELEKNKEFNLTQVIGLTNDDPVSEEFRWVKQVVERLNRTFKSSYRGTCGYGSDEGALYGFSLWVAYYNFLRPHPYNYWRPLNELKQLDGIDNMSAKWQILISLGQQTILHMQESQTS from the coding sequence ATGGATTCAATTATAACTTATTTAATTACTTATAATCAATATTTAATTGCCATTATCGGTCAATTACTTTTATTCATCTCAAAACATATTCCACTTAACCAGATGATATTTGATGATTCTAATAGTCCAGAATACCAAAAATTCAAAGTAGATAAGCTACCCACAATTATTAGATTTGAAAAGGTAGACTATATATTACTTTTAGCTTATTACAAACATAAATATAACAAGACCGTAAAACCCGTCCAAAGACGGAACGGGAAGTCTATCCCTAAAAAAACTAAATGTCCTAAGTGTGGTGCACCACATGAATATATATACGATAACAATGGCAGTAAAGGACAGTTTCAATGTAAAGTTTGTGGTCTTACATTTAAAGAAACTAATCACACAACTAAACCAATAGTATTTATATGTCCTTATTGCGGTGCTACGCTTACGGAACAAAAGCAACGCAAGCACTTTAAAATACATAAATGCAATAATTCTAAATGCTTATACTATCAAAGAAATCTTAAGAATCTTCCAAAGAATATTGATCCTTGTGATAAATACAAGTATAAGCTTCATTACATATATCGTGAATTTAATATTAACTTCTTTAAAATGGATCTATATCCAATATCAAAACATGCTACCGGATTTAGTTTTAAGAAGTTTAGCCCGCATATAATGGGACTATGCTTGACTTATCACGTTAATTGTAAAATGTCTACAAGACAAACAGCTCATGTTTTAAAAGAAGTTCATGGAATAAAAATTTCACATAGAACTGTTGCTAATTATGCTCTAACAGCAGCTGCTGTTATTAAGCCGTTTGTTGATACCTTTGATTACAAACCCTCTAAAATACTTTCTGCCGATGAAACTTATATAAAAGTAAAAGGCATTAAGCATTATGTCTGGATTGTAATGGATGCTTGTAAAAGGTCTATTCTAGGTTATCAAGTATCTGATACAAGAGATACTGGCCCTTGTATACTAGCAATGCGTATGGCTTTTGATAAGTTTAAAGACTTCCCTGGAAAAGCTTTAAACTTCGTTGCCGATGGTTACAGTTCATATCCGTTAGCGAAGCAACAATTTGAATTAGAAAAAAATAAAGAATTTAATCTAACTCAAGTTATCGGACTTACTAACGATGATCCAGTATCTGAAGAATTTCGTTGGGTTAAGCAAGTTGTAGAGCGTTTAAACCGTACCTTTAAATCTTCCTACAGGGGTACCTGTGGTTATGGAAGTGATGAAGGTGCTCTTTATGGCTTCTCCCTTTGGGTTGCTTATTACAACTTCTTACGCCCGCATCCTTACAATTACTGGCGTCCTTTAAACGAATTAAAGCAACTAGATGGTATTGACAATATGTCTGCAAAGTGGCAAATTCTTATCAGTCTCGGTCAACAAACCATATTACATATGCAAGAATCACAAACTTCTTGA
- a CDS encoding DUF1292 domain-containing protein gives MSFNDENGKKVDYAILEQRLICGKEYVALAPVKNKSHIELFKINFDKDWNESLVEVESQNEINMFKQVSNLKF, from the coding sequence ATGTCTTTTAATGATGAGAATGGAAAAAAAGTTGATTATGCTATTTTAGAACAAAGATTAATTTGTGGCAAAGAATACGTAGCATTAGCACCAGTAAAAAATAAATCTCATATCGAACTTTTTAAAATAAACTTTGATAAAGATTGGAATGAAAGTTTAGTAGAAGTTGAATCACAAAATGAAATAAATATGTTTAAACAAGTTTCAAACCTAAAGTTTTAG
- a CDS encoding YczE/YyaS/YitT family protein encodes MKNIILKLVRLFTGFILCASSTVLMLNSNLGLSPWDVFHQGISKLTGITIGQASIIVGVVCVGFGILLGEKLGVGTILNMLIVGKFIDMIIAMNIIPIASNIFMGVIMMIIGMLVMGLGCYLYIGCGLGCGPRDGVMVGLSKRLVKPIKYIRSSIEITVLILGYFLGGSVGIGTVITALFLGHSIQLIFKICSFDIGGVTHKSITESVKAAFIMF; translated from the coding sequence GTGAAAAATATAATATTAAAGTTAGTAAGACTATTTACAGGTTTTATACTTTGTGCAAGTTCAACAGTACTTATGCTAAACTCAAATTTAGGACTATCTCCATGGGACGTTTTTCATCAAGGTATTTCTAAATTAACAGGGATAACTATAGGACAAGCAAGCATTATAGTTGGAGTAGTATGTGTAGGATTTGGTATATTACTTGGAGAGAAATTAGGCGTTGGAACAATTTTAAATATGTTAATAGTAGGTAAGTTTATAGATATGATTATTGCTATGAATATAATTCCTATAGCTAGTAATATTTTTATGGGAGTAATTATGATGATAATTGGAATGCTTGTTATGGGACTTGGATGCTATTTATATATAGGATGTGGTTTAGGATGTGGTCCTAGAGATGGCGTTATGGTAGGTCTTAGTAAAAGGTTAGTTAAACCGATTAAGTATATAAGATCCAGTATAGAGATAACAGTATTAATACTTGGATACTTTTTAGGTGGAAGTGTAGGTATAGGAACTGTAATAACAGCATTATTTTTAGGTCATAGCATACAATTAATATTTAAAATTTGTAGCTTTGATATAGGTGGAGTTACGCATAAATCAATAACTGAAAGTGTAAAAGCTGCATTTATTATGTTTTAA
- a CDS encoding VanW family protein, translated as MMTVGGDKEINVTVGDQSFQTFYKNLDVTIPYEELEQDILNYGKDKNFFQKVKLLKKPENRTYKLELSYNEDKLNEFVNNISSTVNVAPVNASISIDGGINITAGQNGSKLNSETLLEQLKSNIKDIDSANVIALTGEMQTVEPTIKSEALTGVNKRIATFSTHYPGGPSGTNLEIAARNIDNSLVMPGNIFSCEAAIGPTTPENGFVLANTYVAGKVVKNYGGGVCQVASTLYNAMLRSGIIPTERMNHMMTVSYVPMGLDATLADGSIDLKFKNDFEFPVVINSYAGNGNLTIEFWSNDTVTKGITYEPKSYQKGPLSADTYLYGYDASGNQVYEKYLDTSTYQPFN; from the coding sequence ATGATGACCGTTGGTGGTGATAAGGAAATTAACGTAACTGTAGGTGATCAATCTTTCCAAACATTTTATAAAAATCTTGATGTAACAATTCCATATGAAGAACTTGAACAAGATATTTTAAATTATGGAAAAGATAAAAATTTCTTTCAAAAAGTGAAATTATTAAAAAAACCTGAAAATAGAACTTATAAACTTGAACTTTCTTATAATGAGGACAAGCTTAATGAATTTGTAAATAACATAAGTTCAACAGTTAACGTTGCTCCTGTAAATGCCTCAATAAGCATTGATGGAGGAATTAATATTACAGCAGGTCAAAATGGGTCTAAATTAAATTCTGAAACATTACTTGAACAATTAAAATCAAATATTAAGGATATCGATAGTGCAAATGTTATTGCTTTAACTGGTGAAATGCAAACAGTAGAACCTACTATTAAAAGTGAAGCTTTAACTGGTGTTAATAAAAGAATTGCTACATTCTCAACACACTACCCTGGTGGTCCTAGTGGAACTAACTTAGAAATTGCTGCAAGAAATATCGATAATTCTTTAGTAATGCCTGGTAATATATTCTCTTGCGAAGCTGCAATTGGTCCTACTACTCCTGAAAATGGTTTTGTACTTGCTAACACTTATGTAGCTGGTAAAGTTGTTAAAAACTATGGAGGTGGAGTTTGTCAAGTTGCATCTACTCTATATAACGCAATGCTTAGATCAGGTATTATACCAACTGAAAGAATGAATCATATGATGACAGTTTCTTATGTTCCTATGGGACTAGATGCTACATTAGCTGATGGTTCAATAGACTTAAAATTCAAAAATGATTTTGAATTTCCAGTAGTTATTAATTCATATGCAGGTAATGGTAACTTAACTATAGAGTTTTGGTCAAATGATACTGTAACTAAAGGAATAACTTATGAACCTAAAAGTTATCAAAAAGGTCCTTTAAGTGCCGACACTTATTTATACGGATATGATGCAAGTGGAAATCAAGTATATGAAAAATATCTAGATACTAGTACTTATCAACCATTTAACTAA
- the asnA gene encoding aspartate--ammonia ligase, translating into MYKERLILPKGYKPHLSLRETEVAIKAVKDYFESELAKALNLTRVSAPLFVDQNSGLNDALNGTERPVSFDMKGIENRNFEIVHSLAKWKRMALYRYDFTPGEGLYTDMNAIRRDEDLDNTHSTYVDQWDWEKIITKEQRTEETLRTIVKSIYKVFKKTEKFVSSKYEYFDEILPEDIYFITAQELEDKYPTLTSKEREDAICREKKAVFIQGIGGALASGEKHDGRSPDYDDWNLNGDILFYYPVFDKALELSSMGIRVDEAALLHQLKVRGCEDRKELDFHKKLLDGKLPYTVGGGIGQSRICMFFLRKAHVGEVQASVWPEEMIEICEENNIKLL; encoded by the coding sequence ATGTATAAAGAAAGATTAATATTACCAAAAGGATATAAACCACACTTATCATTAAGAGAAACAGAAGTAGCTATCAAAGCTGTAAAAGACTATTTTGAAAGCGAACTTGCAAAAGCATTAAACTTAACTAGAGTATCTGCTCCACTATTTGTTGATCAAAACAGCGGTTTAAATGATGCTTTAAATGGAACTGAAAGACCTGTTAGTTTCGATATGAAAGGTATAGAAAATAGAAACTTTGAAATTGTTCATTCTCTTGCTAAATGGAAAAGAATGGCTCTATATAGATATGATTTCACTCCAGGTGAAGGTCTTTATACTGACATGAATGCTATAAGAAGAGATGAAGATTTAGATAACACACACTCAACTTATGTTGACCAATGGGATTGGGAAAAAATAATAACTAAAGAACAAAGAACAGAAGAAACTTTAAGAACTATAGTTAAGTCTATTTATAAAGTTTTCAAGAAAACTGAAAAATTTGTTTCATCTAAATATGAATATTTCGATGAAATATTACCAGAAGATATTTATTTTATAACAGCACAAGAACTTGAAGATAAATATCCTACACTAACATCAAAAGAAAGAGAAGATGCTATTTGTAGAGAAAAGAAAGCTGTATTTATACAAGGAATTGGTGGTGCATTAGCATCTGGTGAAAAACATGATGGTAGATCACCTGATTATGATGATTGGAACTTAAATGGTGATATATTATTCTATTACCCTGTATTTGATAAAGCTCTTGAACTTTCATCAATGGGTATAAGAGTTGATGAAGCTGCTCTTTTACACCAATTAAAGGTTCGTGGATGTGAAGATAGAAAAGAACTTGATTTCCACAAAAAATTATTAGATGGAAAATTACCTTATACTGTTGGTGGTGGAATTGGTCAATCAAGAATTTGTATGTTCTTCCTTAGAAAAGCTCACGTTGGTGAAGTTCAAGCTTCTGTATGGCCTGAAGAAATGATAGAAATCTGTGAAGAAAACAACATAAAATTATTATAA
- a CDS encoding DUF3783 domain-containing protein produces the protein MSFEKIDTTNNEIEEGRSCILLCNFIGKELKIVQNYSDIIGVRDKEILSYKNGESKIEDIIDGRILSEGNDGPKNKVIIFNNVSQSKIGIFIENIKKLKIKNVLFAVVTDTSKEWTLNTLINNLVEERKAMQKGTSAH, from the coding sequence ATGTCATTTGAAAAAATAGATACTACAAATAATGAAATTGAGGAAGGTAGAAGTTGTATATTATTGTGTAACTTTATAGGCAAGGAGCTTAAAATTGTTCAAAATTATTCAGATATTATAGGTGTTAGAGATAAAGAGATTCTTTCTTATAAAAATGGAGAATCAAAAATAGAAGATATTATAGATGGTAGAATATTATCAGAAGGTAATGATGGACCCAAAAATAAGGTGATAATTTTTAATAATGTATCCCAATCAAAAATAGGTATCTTTATTGAAAATATAAAAAAGCTTAAAATTAAAAATGTTTTGTTTGCGGTGGTAACAGATACATCAAAAGAGTGGACATTAAATACATTAATAAATAACTTAGTTGAAGAGCGTAAAGCTATGCAAAAAGGAACTTCAGCCCATTAA
- a CDS encoding PAS domain S-box protein yields MKYDNEFNEPGNSLFLDSLNEYVILLNNSGDILYLNKSLLKRLQYSNEELLKSNIGDITFDKNIKKVIKKEPSSYYLKVFTKNGNVVNLDIKVIKGIWKSKNTYCIIGKEIEDKVYLRSDLEDLFENIPYYAWIKDCECRYVYVNKSFLEFIGKNKEEIYGKTTSELLSGRIKGKDFILDEQLERNKEEVLSEEKLYIDGKESIMECYKKPILDQCGDIKASIGIARNMTLKRLTDKEVIKEDFDLLKIYNLFDDKNKKIQRDSLLKDLGPHIVNRFDARGVCIYLYDSNEKYINLYSIYGLEEAESEELCKWINRNNIYTGLKEIYSNKLNGMYRWRSNLDYIALYPIKFEGKTIGLLLIGYQSSCIPIHIKNILIDAICNQLGIIIKNNILFDEVKENLEKKLAVEEDMNMLFDATNELISVIDKDRKFIKVNKNWKRDLGWSSSEILGKDFLDYVHPDERAESKLVSDNRYERYKLINRQVCKDGSYKWISWQIRHLKDRDIFISSGKDITEALIMERKNKMLEESMKLEEIKSEYFANMSHELKTPLNIILSTMQLLDSNIKEKRIYANNNIDLDRYVKSIRQNSYRLLRLVNNIIDQSKIDTGYFQLQKGNYDIVKIVEDITLSVLELVENKGITLIFDTNIEEKIIACDYDKIERIMLNLLSNATKYTQENGEIFVKVKCTEEGIMISVKDNGIGIPQNRLENIFNRFEQVDNKITRNSLGSGIGLYLVKSFVEIHGGKITVKSEEGKGTEFKFIIPDTILEEVEDYSVSKELTNNTSEKCNIEFSNLSI; encoded by the coding sequence TTGAAGTACGATAACGAGTTTAACGAACCCGGAAATAGTTTATTCTTAGATTCATTAAATGAGTATGTAATATTATTGAATAATAGCGGAGATATTTTATATTTAAATAAATCTTTATTAAAGAGATTACAGTATTCAAATGAGGAATTATTAAAGAGTAATATAGGAGATATTACCTTTGATAAAAATATTAAAAAAGTAATCAAAAAGGAGCCTAGCAGCTATTATCTAAAGGTATTTACTAAAAATGGGAATGTAGTAAATTTAGATATTAAGGTTATAAAAGGAATTTGGAAAAGTAAAAATACTTATTGTATTATAGGAAAAGAAATAGAGGACAAAGTATATTTAAGAAGTGATTTAGAAGATTTATTTGAAAATATACCTTATTATGCATGGATAAAAGATTGTGAATGTAGATATGTCTATGTTAATAAAAGTTTTTTAGAGTTTATAGGAAAAAATAAAGAAGAGATTTATGGAAAGACTACTTCAGAACTTTTATCAGGAAGAATTAAGGGCAAAGATTTTATATTAGATGAACAATTAGAAAGAAATAAAGAAGAAGTTCTTTCGGAAGAAAAGTTATATATAGATGGAAAAGAATCTATTATGGAGTGTTATAAAAAACCAATATTAGATCAATGTGGAGATATAAAAGCTAGTATAGGAATTGCTAGAAACATGACGCTAAAAAGATTAACAGATAAAGAAGTTATTAAAGAGGATTTTGATTTATTAAAGATATATAATTTATTTGATGATAAAAATAAAAAAATTCAAAGGGATAGCTTATTAAAAGACCTAGGCCCTCATATTGTAAATAGATTTGATGCAAGGGGCGTTTGCATATATTTATATGATTCTAATGAGAAGTATATAAATTTATATTCTATATATGGATTGGAAGAAGCAGAATCAGAGGAACTATGTAAGTGGATAAATAGAAATAACATTTATACAGGATTAAAAGAAATATATTCTAATAAATTAAATGGAATGTATAGATGGAGGAGTAATTTAGATTACATAGCTTTATATCCAATTAAATTTGAAGGTAAAACAATAGGATTACTTTTAATAGGATATCAGTCAAGTTGCATACCTATTCATATAAAAAATATTTTAATAGATGCAATATGCAATCAATTAGGGATTATTATTAAGAATAATATTTTATTTGATGAGGTTAAAGAAAATTTAGAAAAAAAATTAGCAGTAGAAGAAGATATGAATATGCTATTTGATGCAACTAATGAACTTATAAGTGTTATTGATAAAGATAGAAAATTTATTAAAGTCAATAAAAATTGGAAACGAGATTTAGGGTGGAGTAGTTCAGAAATATTAGGAAAAGATTTTTTAGACTATGTTCATCCAGATGAAAGAGCGGAGTCAAAATTAGTATCAGATAATAGATATGAACGATATAAACTAATTAATAGACAGGTATGTAAAGATGGTAGTTATAAGTGGATTTCATGGCAGATAAGACATTTGAAAGACAGAGATATCTTTATAAGTTCTGGAAAAGACATTACAGAAGCACTTATAATGGAAAGAAAAAATAAAATGTTAGAAGAAAGTATGAAGCTAGAAGAAATAAAAAGTGAATACTTTGCTAATATGTCTCATGAACTAAAAACACCTTTAAATATAATATTATCAACTATGCAACTTTTAGATTCTAATATTAAAGAAAAGAGAATTTATGCAAATAATAATATAGATTTAGATAGATATGTAAAATCTATAAGACAAAACTCTTATAGACTTTTAAGATTAGTTAATAATATTATAGATCAAAGCAAAATAGATACTGGATATTTTCAATTACAAAAGGGAAATTATGATATTGTAAAAATTGTAGAAGATATTACTTTATCAGTATTAGAGCTTGTTGAAAATAAGGGGATTACATTAATATTTGATACAAATATTGAAGAAAAAATAATAGCTTGTGATTATGATAAAATTGAAAGAATAATGCTTAATTTATTATCTAACGCTACTAAATACACTCAAGAAAATGGAGAGATTTTTGTAAAAGTAAAGTGTACTGAAGAAGGAATTATGATTTCTGTAAAAGATAATGGAATAGGAATTCCGCAAAATAGATTAGAAAATATTTTTAATAGATTTGAACAAGTAGATAATAAAATAACTAGAAACTCTTTAGGTAGTGGAATAGGATTATATTTAGTTAAATCTTTTGTTGAAATACATGGTGGAAAGATAACAGTAAAAAGTGAAGAAGGTAAGGGGACTGAATTTAAATTTATTATCCCAGATACAATTTTAGAAGAAGTTGAAGATTACAGTGTAAGTAAAGAATTAACTAATAATACAAGTGAAAAATGTAATATAGAATTTTCGAATCTTTCAATATAG
- a CDS encoding ferredoxin: MKAFVDGDICISCGLCEGTCSEVFSLDTGVAVASEVSEGAEDLVREACDGCPVQAISIEE; encoded by the coding sequence ATGAAGGCATTTGTAGATGGAGATATTTGTATATCATGTGGATTATGTGAGGGAACTTGTTCAGAGGTATTTTCATTAGATACAGGAGTTGCTGTAGCTAGTGAAGTATCAGAAGGAGCAGAAGATTTAGTAAGAGAAGCATGCGATGGGTGTCCAGTACAAGCAATTTCAATTGAAGAATAA
- a CDS encoding GNAT family N-acetyltransferase: protein MQKVLDLIRKDGKVKKATLKELNISYIDKIMELQNIILNGLEDKTLYAPTEKEEFIEYFKKGAKILGYITDENILVAMGVYIEKGYDDGNYGYDIELEGEELLKVGQIESTVVREEFRGNRLQRIICQLFENVARENNIKILCATAAPHNKFSVDTFEKLGYEVSRDKIKYGGYRRYVLVKNI, encoded by the coding sequence ATGCAAAAAGTATTAGATTTAATAAGAAAAGATGGAAAAGTTAAAAAAGCTACTTTAAAGGAATTAAATATAAGTTATATAGATAAAATAATGGAACTGCAAAATATAATTTTAAATGGATTAGAGGATAAAACATTATATGCGCCTACAGAAAAGGAAGAGTTTATAGAGTATTTTAAAAAAGGTGCCAAAATATTAGGTTATATTACAGATGAAAATATATTAGTAGCTATGGGAGTGTACATAGAAAAAGGATATGATGATGGAAACTACGGTTATGATATAGAATTAGAAGGGGAAGAACTTTTAAAGGTTGGGCAAATAGAATCAACAGTAGTTAGGGAGGAATTTAGAGGCAATAGACTTCAAAGAATAATATGCCAGCTTTTTGAAAATGTAGCAAGAGAAAATAATATCAAAATTTTATGTGCAACAGCAGCTCCACACAATAAGTTTAGTGTAGATACATTTGAAAAATTAGGTTATGAAGTTTCTAGAGATAAAATTAAATATGGTGGATATAGAAGATATGTATTAGTCAAAAACATATAA
- a CDS encoding putative ABC transporter permease → MKFFLWVTFNFVLYSFIGWLIEEAYAYIIKGSFKKEGFLKSPFKPMYGFAMTILVAFNRISNPNIFIMATLCFIVPSIIEYISGDLLKRSFNKVYWDYSNLTYNLNGLVSLRFSFYWMILCLIGVYYFQPIVDIVYYSFYSMWSIISLASTILMIVDLGLTIKEESKLHTNRI, encoded by the coding sequence ATGAAGTTTTTTTTATGGGTAACATTTAATTTTGTACTTTATTCTTTTATAGGTTGGTTGATAGAAGAAGCGTATGCATATATTATTAAAGGGAGTTTTAAAAAAGAAGGTTTTTTAAAAAGTCCCTTTAAGCCTATGTATGGATTCGCTATGACTATATTAGTAGCTTTTAATAGAATAAGTAATCCTAATATCTTTATTATGGCTACGCTTTGTTTTATAGTACCGAGTATAATAGAATATATAAGTGGAGATTTATTGAAACGAAGTTTTAATAAAGTGTACTGGGATTATTCAAATTTAACTTATAATTTAAATGGATTAGTAAGCTTAAGGTTTTCATTTTATTGGATGATTTTATGTTTAATAGGTGTATATTACTTTCAACCTATAGTTGATATAGTTTATTATAGTTTTTATTCAATGTGGTCAATTATATCGTTAGCAAGCACTATTTTAATGATAGTAGATTTAGGATTAACAATAAAAGAAGAGAGTAAGCTTCATACAAATAGAATATAA
- a CDS encoding heavy-metal-associated domain-containing protein, with protein MDSVNYTVSGLVNTMSKTHVKNALDKIEGVQQVCVDLGRGTIEVMYGQEANESEIRQCIEETGYTIES; from the coding sequence ATGGATAGCGTTAATTACACAGTAAGTGGTTTGGTTAATACAATGAGTAAGACCCATGTGAAAAATGCCTTAGATAAGATTGAAGGTGTACAACAAGTTTGTGTAGATCTTGGTAGAGGAACTATTGAGGTCATGTATGGACAAGAAGCAAATGAAAGTGAAATTAGACAATGTATAGAAGAGACAGGATATACTATTGAATCTTAA